One region of Actinomycetota bacterium genomic DNA includes:
- a CDS encoding ATP-binding protein, with translation MMGALDLLELSIPPEPEYVGAARLFLTAAGRHYGLSEEVLADVKVAVSEVCSGAVEDGAAGPIWISLQPATEALQVEVGQGVDHLNINPDGQNPAGGEPISPANWEHELREALLQALFPNAEYNAAAHTLRLTVPWEDPEQSNSD, from the coding sequence ATGATGGGCGCGCTGGACCTCTTGGAATTGAGCATCCCTCCGGAACCCGAATACGTCGGGGCAGCGCGGCTGTTCCTCACCGCCGCGGGCCGGCACTACGGGCTCAGCGAAGAGGTACTGGCCGACGTCAAGGTCGCGGTCTCCGAGGTGTGCTCGGGCGCGGTGGAGGACGGCGCCGCCGGCCCGATCTGGATCTCGCTGCAGCCGGCCACCGAGGCGCTCCAGGTAGAGGTGGGCCAGGGTGTGGACCACCTGAACATCAACCCGGATGGCCAGAACCCCGCGGGCGGGGAGCCCATCTCCCCGGCGAACTGGGAGCACGAGCTGCGTGAGGCCCTCCTCCAGGCCCTCTTCCCCAACGCCGAGTACAACGCCGCGGCGCACACCCTCCGCCTCACGGTGCCCTGGGAGGACCCGGAGCAGAGCAACTCCGA
- a CDS encoding SigB/SigF/SigG family RNA polymerase sigma factor, with the protein MVDEAQRDIDRERTRELFERLHSDPKAREQLVELHLPLVEYLARRFRGRGEPLDDLVQVASLGLLKAIDRFDPERGVEFSTYATPTIVGELKRYFRDKGWAIRVPRHLQEVGLQVAEALPALAQELGRSPKLSEIGEALGYQEEEVLEAMNAAQVYSLRSLDAPAGADDTTQAVARLGAEDEAIELFESWASVAPLLKQLPGREREILYLRFVANETQSAIADKLGISQMHVSRLLAKTLSTLREAVGSFDG; encoded by the coding sequence ATGGTTGATGAGGCGCAGCGCGACATCGATCGTGAGCGAACCCGGGAACTGTTCGAGCGGCTGCACTCGGATCCCAAGGCCCGGGAACAGCTCGTCGAGTTGCACCTGCCGCTCGTGGAATACCTCGCCCGCCGCTTCCGCGGCCGGGGCGAGCCCCTCGACGACCTGGTCCAGGTAGCCAGCCTGGGCCTCCTGAAGGCCATCGACCGCTTCGACCCCGAACGCGGCGTCGAGTTCTCCACCTACGCCACGCCCACCATCGTGGGCGAGCTGAAGCGCTATTTCCGCGACAAGGGCTGGGCCATCCGCGTCCCACGCCACCTCCAGGAGGTCGGGCTGCAGGTGGCCGAAGCCCTGCCCGCCCTGGCGCAGGAGCTCGGCCGGTCGCCCAAGCTGAGCGAGATCGGCGAGGCCCTCGGGTACCAGGAGGAAGAGGTCCTGGAGGCGATGAACGCCGCCCAGGTCTACTCGCTGCGCTCGCTCGACGCCCCCGCCGGGGCGGACGACACCACCCAGGCGGTCGCCCGGCTGGGGGCCGAGGACGAGGCCATCGAGCTCTTCGAGTCCTGGGCCAGCGTCGCCCCGCTGCTGAAGCAGCTCCCCGGCCGGGAGCGCGAGATCCTGTACCTGCGCTTCGTGGCCAACGAGACCCAGAGCGCGATCGCCGACAAGCTCGGCATCTCGCAGATGCACGTCTCCCGCCTGCTGGCCAAGACCCTGTCAACGCTCCGGGAGGCCGTGGGCAGCTTCGACGGCTGA
- the lysA gene encoding diaminopimelate decarboxylase encodes MPHTLKDVLPVTARVNEAGHLEIGGCDAPELAARFGTPLYVFDDETFATRARALRAAFPDATLYFAAKSFPSLAVLQLAGREGLGADVASAGELHAALAAGLDPAHLILHGNNKSGAEIVRAVEAGIGRIALDNLDDVERVAAAAAAAGRRQPVLLRVTPGVEAHTHTYIQTGQEDSKFGLSIEAGLAMAAVEAAVGQPALDLVGIHAHIGSNIFSYDPFGKTVEILFAFLAAAEARCGVRLSEVNLGGGLGIPYVAGDYPLRLDLLAALVAETAEREAARHRIPVPHLCFEPGRFLTGNACVTLYRVGVVKEIPGIRTYVSVDGGMSDNIRPALYQARYAAVVANKARHEPTRLVTVAGMHCESGDILVPDVPLPASVGRGDVLAIPATGAYGYSMASNYNKAPRPAVVLVRNGEAHEIVRRETLDDLLRLESPLP; translated from the coding sequence ATGCCCCACACGCTGAAGGACGTCCTGCCGGTGACCGCCCGGGTGAACGAGGCCGGCCACCTGGAGATCGGCGGCTGCGACGCCCCGGAGCTGGCCGCCCGCTTCGGCACCCCGCTGTACGTCTTCGACGACGAGACCTTCGCCACCCGCGCCCGCGCCCTGCGCGCCGCCTTCCCGGACGCCACGCTCTACTTCGCCGCCAAGTCGTTCCCGTCGCTCGCCGTGCTGCAACTGGCCGGGCGGGAGGGCCTGGGCGCCGACGTCGCCTCGGCGGGCGAGCTGCATGCCGCCCTCGCGGCCGGGCTCGATCCTGCGCACCTGATCCTGCACGGCAACAACAAGTCGGGGGCCGAGATCGTGCGGGCGGTGGAAGCCGGCATCGGCCGCATCGCCCTGGACAACCTGGACGATGTCGAGCGGGTCGCCGCCGCGGCCGCCGCCGCCGGGCGCCGGCAGCCGGTCCTGCTCCGCGTGACCCCGGGCGTCGAGGCCCATACCCACACCTACATCCAGACCGGCCAGGAGGACTCGAAGTTCGGGCTCTCGATCGAAGCCGGCCTGGCGATGGCGGCGGTCGAGGCGGCGGTGGGCCAGCCTGCCCTCGACCTGGTGGGCATCCACGCCCACATCGGCTCGAACATCTTCTCCTACGACCCCTTCGGCAAGACGGTCGAGATCCTGTTCGCCTTCCTGGCCGCCGCCGAGGCCCGGTGCGGGGTGCGGCTGAGCGAAGTGAACCTGGGCGGGGGCCTCGGGATCCCCTACGTGGCAGGCGACTACCCGCTGCGCCTCGACCTCCTCGCCGCCCTGGTGGCCGAGACCGCCGAGCGGGAAGCCGCCCGCCACCGCATCCCGGTCCCCCACCTGTGCTTCGAGCCCGGCCGGTTCCTCACCGGCAACGCCTGCGTGACCCTGTACCGGGTGGGGGTCGTGAAGGAGATCCCGGGCATCCGGACCTACGTGTCGGTGGACGGCGGCATGAGCGACAACATCCGCCCCGCCCTGTACCAGGCCCGCTACGCCGCCGTCGTCGCCAACAAGGCCCGCCACGAGCCGACCCGCCTGGTGACGGTCGCCGGCATGCACTGCGAGTCGGGCGACATCCTCGTCCCCGACGTGCCGCTGCCGGCGTCGGTGGGCCGGGGCGACGTGCTCGCCATCCCGGCGACCGGGGCCTACGGCTATTCGATGGCCTCCAACTACAACAAGGCCCCCCGGCCGGCGGTGGTCCTGGTGCGCAACGGGGAGGCCCACGAGATCGTCCGCCGGGAGACCCTGGACGACCTCCTGCGCCTGGAGTCGCCGCTCCCCTAG